The Lolium perenne isolate Kyuss_39 chromosome 6, Kyuss_2.0, whole genome shotgun sequence genome segment AGCTTAATACCCACATATATTTTATTAATCGCAACTGGTATTTAGCTAGTGCCGAAATATGCATGGTTCATGAGAAGACGTGGAAGGCACAAGGGGAGGGCTTGGTTGAGTAATAACATTATCATAGGAACCTCATTGTCGACAATGGGCTCGAAGACTTtctcatggctgccatcctcaatACGATGCATGTCAATTTCCATCAGACGTCTGAAGTTGTAGATGCAATTGGCTTCAATAGAAGGAAGGTTATCAACGTTGACAGATAGAGACCGGGAGCCAAGGAAGATGGCCTGGTTTCCGATGCTCTTGATCATGCGAAGAGCCTTATTCTCGAGATCGACCCTGAAGACCTGCACCTTATCCCCGGTGGACGTCGGACCACGCACAACAAGCAGCTCCCCAGCATTGTCCACGAGAAACGGGGGCTGCCAGCACTCCCTCCAGccgccgacgacgacggcggTGAACCTCCAGCGGTCTTCCAGCACCGCGATAGTCCCTTTCATGTCCACGGCATACACGCGGCCCTGGAAGGATACCACGGACTCAAACGCGTCCAGGACCGGTTTGGCCTGTAGGATCCACCGGGAAGCGCCTCCGAAATTCAGATCGGATGAGGTTGCCACGTCGACGTCTGGGATAAGGCGAAATTGCTGATCTGCATGGAAGCTGTAGAGCACCACCATCAGCGACGAGCCCGCCGCCACGACCACCAGTCCGCCGTCGGGGGCGTGCGTTGGGTACACGGGGAAGCGGATCGAGGCGCCCGTGAAGGGGTTTAAGGCGAAGATCTTCTTGGAGGCGCTCGGCCCACGCAGGATGAGGAGGCCGTCGTTGTCCGCGGCAACGTAGGTGTAGTCGCGGAGCG includes the following:
- the LOC139832530 gene encoding F-box protein SKIP23-like, whose amino-acid sequence is MAADWSSLPSELLNLVGDALLSSGDIDCYVSLRAVCHSWRDATADPRGPDPRFLPRRWVMLESNVNVRDTRRLFLNVDTGRFVWKDLPALRDYTYVAADNDGLLILRGPSASKKIFALNPFTGASIRFPVYPTHAPDGGLVVVAAGSSLMVVLYSFHADQQFRLIPDVDVATSSDLNFGGASRWILQAKPVLDAFESVVSFQGRVYAVDMKGTIAVLEDRWRFTAVVVGGWRECWQPPFLVDNAGELLVVRGPTSTGDKVQVFRVDLENKALRMIKSIGNQAIFLGSRSLSVNVDNLPSIEANCIYNFRRLMEIDMHRIEDGSHEKVFEPIVDNEVPMIMLLLNQALPLCLPRLLMNHAYFGTS